From Arachis stenosperma cultivar V10309 chromosome 2, arast.V10309.gnm1.PFL2, whole genome shotgun sequence, one genomic window encodes:
- the LOC130961931 gene encoding cytochrome P450 94A2-like, translated as MELLPIAYFLLFLATLTWFLATTLSSSSTPKRVPPNTNIPKAYPIIGSIFAIAANKHRRIHWISDILLSSPSSSTFTLRRSLGSRQIFTADPAIVHHILKSNFPTYQKGPTLNRALGDFLGDGIFNSDGDNWKFQRQLSSHEFNTRSLRNFVETVVDAELSNRLIPILSATCNHTNTNATNTCDLQDILQRFAFDNICKIAFGYDPEYLLPSLPTTTFAKAFDDATRISSERFNSAVPLVWKIKKILNIGSENRLRTAVSEVRGLAKKIVEEKKRELEEKKTLQSVDLLSRFLVSGQNDESFVTDIVISFILAGRDTTSAALTWFFWLLASHPHVEEEVVSEIIQKNHVDGSSVYEELKDMVYTHAALCESMRLYPPVPVDTKEAANDDVLPDGTFVKKGTRLAYHIFAMGRSERIWGADWADFRPERWLRRDGEGKWAFVGVDPYSYTVFQAGPRVCLGKEMAFLQMKRVVAGILREFRVVPAVAEGVVPEYTGYLTSLMKGGFPVKIEKRR; from the coding sequence ATGGAGCTTCTTCCCATAGCTTACTTCCTTCTCTTTCTTGCAACTCTCACTTGGTTCTTAGCCACAACACTCTCTTCATCTTCAACACCCAAAAGAGTTCCACCAAACACCAATATTCCTAAAGCCTACCCTATAATTGGCTCCATCTTCGCCATCGCCGCCAACAAACACCGCCGCATCCACTGGATCTCCGACATCCTCCTCTCCTCTCCGTCCTCCTCCACCTTCACCCTTCGCCGCTCCCTTGGCTCCCGCCAGATCTTCACCGCCGACCCCGCCATCGTCCACCACATCCTCAAGTCCAATTTCCCAACCTACCAAAAAGGTCCCACCCTTAACCGCGCCCTCGGCGACTTCCTCGGTGACGGCATCTTCAACTCCGACGGCGACAACTGGAAGTTCCAGCGCCAGCTCTCCAGCCACGAGTTTAACACAAGATCCCTCCGCAACTTCGTCGAAACCGTTGTAGACGCCGAACTCTCCAACCGCCTCATCCCAATCTTATCTGCCACGTGTAATCATACCAACACTAATGCAACAAATACATGTGACTTACAAGATATCCTCCAACGCTTCGCCTTCGATAATATATGTAAGATCGCTTTCGGTTACGATCCGGAATACCTCCTCCCATCGCTTCCAACAACCACCTTCGCCAAGGCCTTCGACGACGCAACAAGAATCAGCAGCGAGAGGTTCAATTCCGCGGTGCCGCTGGTATGGAAGATAAAGAAAATCCTAAACATAGGTTCCGAAAATAGGCTCCGAACCGCAGTGTCGGAGGTGAGAGGCTTAGCAAAGAAGATCGTAGAGGAGAAGAAGCGAGAGCTTGAAGAGAAGAAAACGCTGCAATCCGTGGATCTATTGTCGCGGTTCTTGGTTTCCGGACAAAACGACGAGTCGTTTGTAACGGACATAGTCATCAGCTTCATTCTCGCTGGGAGGGACACTACTTCCGCAGCGCTCACGTGGTTCTTCTGGCTCCTTGCTAGCCATCCGCACGTGGAAGAAGAGGTGGTTAGCGAAATTATCCAGAAGAACCACGTAGATGGTTCCTCCGTTTACGAGGAGCTAAAGGACATGGTGTATACTCACGCCGCGTTGTGCGAGAGCATGAGATTGTACCCGCCGGTGCCTGTGGATACGAAAGAGGCTGCAAACGACGACGTTTTACCTGATGGTACTTTTGTGAAGAAAGGGACACGTCTGGCGTACCATATCTTTGCGATGGGAAGGAGTGAGAGGATATGGGGCGCGGATTGGGCCGATTTCAGGCCCGAAAGGTGGTTGAGGCGGGATGGGGAGGGGAAGTGGGCTTTTGTTGGAGTTGATCCGTATAGTTATACAGTGTTTCAGGCCGGGCCTAGGGTGTGTTTGGGGAAGGAGATGGCGTTTTTGCAGATGAAGAGAGTGGTGGCGGGGATCTTAAGGGAGTTTAGGGTGGTTCCGGCGGTGGCGGAAGGGGTGGTGCCGGAGTATACTGGATACCTTACGTCGCTGATGAAAGGTGGGTTCCCAGTGAAGATAGAGAAGCGAAGATAA